The following coding sequences are from one uncultured Tateyamaria sp. window:
- a CDS encoding alpha/beta hydrolase encodes MEETQISAADEAAPHGTPTLVSPAGVKIGYDIWGEGPPLVLIHGSFSDQITNWRHVKPLLAPHVTGYAMSRRGRGLTDRTEGHKLPDEIADAVALIETIGKPVHLLGHSYGAAVALGAAAAVPDLVRKLVVYEAPWPHIVDDETIDALAGLGASGDWQGFSMRFFSQVLSVPQAELDAAQHTEQWNQVLADAPASLGDLRALARHRFDPEDYRGLTMPVLLQTGSQSPPELYVTGALASVLPSAIIGVLSGQAHEGMTTAPQQYADAVRNFVAVRR; translated from the coding sequence ATGGAAGAGACACAGATTTCTGCCGCGGATGAAGCCGCACCGCATGGAACACCGACGCTTGTTTCGCCGGCAGGTGTCAAGATCGGCTACGACATCTGGGGCGAAGGCCCGCCGCTGGTTCTCATCCACGGCTCCTTCAGCGACCAGATCACGAATTGGCGGCACGTGAAGCCGCTGCTCGCGCCGCATGTCACCGGATACGCGATGTCACGACGGGGTCGCGGGCTGACGGACAGGACCGAAGGGCACAAACTGCCAGATGAAATTGCTGACGCGGTCGCACTGATCGAAACGATCGGCAAGCCCGTGCATCTGCTCGGCCACTCCTACGGCGCAGCGGTGGCACTTGGTGCCGCAGCGGCCGTGCCGGACCTCGTGCGTAAGCTTGTGGTCTACGAGGCGCCGTGGCCGCATATCGTCGATGACGAGACCATCGATGCGCTTGCCGGGCTCGGCGCATCGGGTGACTGGCAAGGTTTCTCGATGCGGTTCTTCAGCCAGGTCTTGTCGGTGCCACAAGCCGAACTGGACGCGGCGCAGCACACGGAACAATGGAACCAAGTTCTTGCTGATGCACCAGCCTCGCTCGGCGATCTCCGCGCGCTTGCGCGCCACCGCTTCGACCCAGAAGATTACCGCGGCCTGACGATGCCTGTCCTTTTGCAGACGGGCAGCCAAAGCCCACCCGAACTCTACGTCACAGGCGCCCTTGCGTCAGTTCTTCCATCGGCGATCATTGGCGTCCTTTCGGGACAGGCACATGAAGGCATGACAACCGCACCACAGCAATACGCAGATGCTGTGCGAAATTTCGTAGCGGTGAGAAGATGA